In one window of Cystobacter fuscus DSM 2262 DNA:
- the asnB gene encoding asparagine synthase (glutamine-hydrolyzing) has product MSGIAGWIDRERDLRSEGLAASQLVAALVARGRHGEGLWLSPRAILGQRTDAVWVGTAQPAVIEQNGQAMVAAVCDGYLHNADDLWAAAGAGSCAGGPPSVAEVVLHAYLRWGHEAVERMEGNFAFAVWDARTDELLLGRDRVGIKPLSYALLPHGVVFASEVAALAAHPLVTPEIDDNGLCALVTQLRSPGRGALRGVYEVPAGGTVRFTRDREIHRRYWTLEARPHTLGREDTLKQIRELLVDAISRDLRGLDPAVLLSGGLDSSALTGLIASNSGKPPRTFTVMFGDTAAAVPDRPFAEEVVQMWGCEHHEVAVRPQELSDPVLLSSVLAAKDHPSPFGDKNITPFIFSRRVAERVPVVLSGEAADAIFSGLSGATDGVREPSMFPWIARARGFGMEYGIGTGLFDEALLRSVDVAGYLDRLYREAKAEVPQLAGTAAVDRVAREVDYLHVTRLLEQTVYHSERLGAAAGLQIRFPIADHRLVSYLYNVPWQLKRFDGREKSLLRAIAKDLVPPSVLTRAKVPYPITYDAHYKASLVTRLRMLLDDSTAPVRPLIDLRRATEVIENHRLLDRGGWLGRADVEMVLQLDSWLRRLRVRVNL; this is encoded by the coding sequence ATGTCCGGGATTGCCGGGTGGATCGATCGCGAACGCGATCTGAGGTCTGAAGGGCTGGCCGCGTCCCAGCTCGTGGCGGCGCTCGTCGCGCGTGGGCGTCACGGCGAGGGTCTGTGGCTGAGCCCGCGGGCGATATTGGGGCAGCGGACGGATGCCGTCTGGGTAGGGACGGCCCAGCCGGCTGTGATTGAGCAGAACGGTCAGGCGATGGTCGCGGCGGTCTGCGATGGGTACCTTCACAACGCGGATGACCTGTGGGCCGCCGCGGGTGCTGGTTCCTGTGCGGGAGGGCCCCCGTCGGTGGCCGAGGTCGTGCTGCATGCGTACCTGCGGTGGGGGCACGAGGCGGTGGAGCGGATGGAGGGCAACTTCGCATTTGCCGTCTGGGACGCTCGGACCGACGAGCTGCTACTCGGGCGAGACCGGGTGGGCATCAAGCCGCTGAGCTATGCCCTGCTACCCCATGGCGTCGTGTTCGCCTCGGAGGTCGCGGCCCTGGCGGCGCACCCCCTGGTGACTCCGGAGATCGACGACAATGGGCTATGCGCCCTCGTTACCCAGTTGCGCAGCCCTGGGCGCGGGGCGCTGCGCGGCGTGTACGAAGTGCCGGCGGGTGGTACGGTCCGATTCACGCGCGACCGGGAGATCCACCGCCGGTACTGGACGCTGGAGGCCCGCCCCCACACCCTCGGCCGCGAAGACACCCTCAAGCAGATCCGTGAGCTGCTCGTTGACGCCATCAGCCGGGATCTGCGCGGCCTCGATCCCGCGGTCCTGCTCTCTGGTGGCCTGGACTCCAGCGCGCTGACAGGTCTGATCGCCAGCAACTCCGGCAAGCCACCGCGGACATTCACGGTGATGTTCGGCGACACGGCGGCCGCGGTGCCTGATCGGCCGTTCGCCGAAGAGGTTGTCCAGATGTGGGGCTGCGAGCACCACGAGGTCGCGGTCCGCCCGCAGGAGCTGTCTGATCCAGTGCTCCTGTCCTCCGTGCTCGCGGCGAAGGACCACCCGTCACCCTTCGGGGACAAGAACATCACCCCGTTCATCTTCAGCCGGCGCGTCGCGGAGCGGGTGCCCGTGGTACTCAGCGGAGAGGCCGCTGATGCCATCTTCAGCGGCCTCTCCGGTGCGACCGACGGGGTGCGCGAGCCCTCCATGTTTCCGTGGATCGCGCGAGCCCGCGGGTTCGGCATGGAGTACGGAATCGGCACTGGGCTGTTTGACGAGGCGTTACTGCGATCGGTGGACGTCGCCGGCTACCTGGATCGGCTGTACCGCGAGGCCAAGGCAGAGGTACCGCAGCTCGCGGGCACCGCCGCCGTCGACCGTGTGGCGCGGGAGGTGGACTACCTCCATGTGACGCGCCTGTTGGAGCAGACGGTCTATCACTCGGAGCGGCTCGGAGCGGCGGCGGGGCTTCAGATCCGGTTTCCTATTGCCGACCACCGCCTGGTCTCTTATCTGTACAACGTCCCATGGCAATTGAAGCGCTTCGACGGACGTGAGAAGAGCCTGCTACGGGCCATTGCCAAGGACCTGGTGCCCCCGTCAGTGCTCACGAGGGCCAAGGTTCCCTACCCAATCACCTATGACGCGCACTACAAGGCCTCGCTCGTCACACGGCTGCGGATGCTGCTCGATGACTCGACTGCCCCCGTACGTCCGTTGATTGACCTTCGTCGCGCCACGGAAGTCATCGAGAACCACCGCCTGCTTGACCGCGGCGGCTGGCTCGGTCGGGCCGACGTCGAAATGGTCCTCCAACTCGACAGCTGGCTTCGCCGATTGCGCGTACGCGTCAATCTCTAG
- a CDS encoding LamG domain-containing protein yields the protein MHRDLLRGVLLWGALAAGCNGVQPDTTGESFPTEESPERASETHQGQRGLLALPAPLAYWKFDDGCATTTVTDASGNGAHGTRSNGAGCDEDGRIRRAGSFDLTDDKVEVPDRPAFHLTNALTLASWVKPGQTLTGGRAILNKWYGYDSYNLGIWNGEYSFSIALPGGTWGVTHDVRVAAVPNQWAHVAGVYDGTSLRLYVNGVLRATKAVSGTLQQSNRPLVIGNNPANSGFGGLIDEVRLYNVALTQAQVQQLGQEVWPNTQSAANSDPWLAQNHEKVRMLRPTVLALNFVNAKDNAAMMSHLNQINNALTEGSRYHAYRDASAEPMLQYTIKPVDLRDASVPAGYAWRNSTKYPRENPAQGYWSFDYAKLFSQEFAQYYGLRAADGHLMDLCEAVNAGVVHEVWVYGDADVPDVSAAEVLELKPRYDANRNRIAGQPMDTCAGNGCFDDEDVAALPAHCTRSIRIGWVNNTRGPGCYSHSMGHGIESTGNRGLIPYFTRYFKEFADFNLDTRYGRPFESWYSCPYDNPNACLNHAASTCAHQELVVGAALSSTCSATAASVCASAPQCCTTAWDSTCVQKALEGSGGRVSYNVGTSQGTIQPYVPACQSIHLAPNSRGHYDDQSPQAQVSTCENFRMRNGPGGQDKREVFSTSKFSAYNSIAPDCSGGWVMYWMQSMPGNGNLARDDAGQPMLSWWPFSFY from the coding sequence ATGCACCGCGATCTTCTGAGGGGAGTCTTGTTGTGGGGAGCGCTCGCCGCGGGCTGCAATGGTGTGCAGCCAGACACGACCGGGGAGAGCTTCCCCACGGAGGAGAGCCCCGAGCGGGCCTCGGAGACCCACCAGGGCCAGCGGGGACTGCTCGCCCTGCCCGCGCCGCTGGCGTATTGGAAGTTCGATGATGGCTGCGCCACGACGACCGTGACGGACGCGTCCGGCAACGGCGCACATGGCACGCGCTCCAACGGCGCGGGCTGCGACGAGGACGGGCGCATCCGCCGCGCCGGCTCGTTCGATCTCACGGATGACAAGGTGGAGGTGCCGGACCGTCCGGCCTTCCACCTCACCAACGCGTTGACGCTGGCCTCCTGGGTCAAGCCCGGTCAGACGCTCACGGGTGGGCGCGCCATCCTCAACAAGTGGTACGGCTACGACTCCTACAACCTCGGCATCTGGAATGGGGAGTACTCCTTCTCCATCGCCCTGCCGGGCGGCACCTGGGGCGTCACCCATGATGTGCGCGTGGCCGCGGTGCCCAACCAGTGGGCGCACGTGGCGGGCGTGTATGACGGCACCAGCCTGCGGCTCTACGTGAATGGCGTCCTGCGGGCCACCAAGGCCGTCTCCGGGACACTCCAGCAGTCCAACCGTCCCCTCGTCATCGGCAACAACCCGGCCAACTCCGGCTTCGGCGGGCTGATTGACGAGGTGCGCCTGTACAACGTGGCGCTGACGCAGGCCCAGGTGCAGCAGCTCGGCCAGGAGGTGTGGCCCAACACGCAGTCCGCCGCCAACTCGGATCCCTGGCTGGCGCAGAACCACGAGAAGGTGCGCATGTTGCGGCCCACGGTGCTCGCGCTCAACTTCGTCAACGCCAAGGACAACGCGGCGATGATGAGCCACCTGAATCAGATCAACAACGCCCTCACGGAGGGCTCGCGCTACCACGCCTACCGCGACGCATCGGCCGAGCCCATGCTGCAATACACCATCAAACCGGTGGACCTGCGCGACGCGAGCGTGCCCGCGGGCTACGCCTGGCGCAACAGCACGAAGTACCCGCGCGAGAACCCCGCGCAGGGCTACTGGAGCTTCGACTACGCGAAGCTCTTTTCCCAGGAGTTCGCCCAGTACTACGGCCTGCGCGCGGCCGACGGGCACCTGATGGATCTGTGCGAGGCCGTCAACGCGGGTGTGGTGCACGAGGTCTGGGTGTACGGCGACGCGGACGTGCCGGACGTGAGCGCCGCCGAGGTGCTGGAGCTCAAGCCCCGGTACGACGCGAACCGCAACCGCATCGCCGGCCAGCCGATGGACACCTGCGCGGGCAATGGCTGCTTCGATGACGAGGACGTGGCCGCGCTGCCCGCCCACTGCACGCGCTCCATCCGCATCGGCTGGGTGAACAACACCCGCGGCCCCGGCTGCTACTCGCACAGCATGGGCCATGGCATCGAGTCCACCGGCAACCGCGGCCTCATCCCCTACTTCACCCGGTACTTCAAGGAGTTCGCCGACTTCAACCTCGACACCCGCTACGGCCGCCCCTTCGAGAGCTGGTACTCCTGTCCCTACGACAACCCCAACGCCTGCCTCAACCACGCCGCGAGCACCTGCGCGCACCAGGAGCTGGTGGTGGGCGCCGCCCTGTCCAGCACGTGCAGCGCCACCGCGGCCAGCGTCTGCGCGTCGGCTCCGCAGTGCTGCACCACCGCCTGGGACAGCACCTGTGTGCAGAAGGCCCTGGAGGGGTCCGGCGGCCGGGTGAGCTACAACGTGGGCACGAGCCAGGGAACGATCCAGCCCTACGTGCCGGCCTGCCAGAGCATCCACCTGGCGCCCAACTCGCGCGGCCACTACGACGATCAGAGCCCCCAGGCGCAGGTGTCCACCTGCGAGAACTTCCGCATGCGCAACGGCCCCGGCGGCCAGGACAAGCGGGAGGTCTTCTCCACCTCCAAGTTCTCCGCCTACAACAGCATCGCCCCGGATTGCAGCGGGGGTTGGGTGATGTACTGGATGCAGAGCATGCCGGGCAACGGCAACCTGGCCAGGGATGACGCGGGCCAGCCGATGCTCTCGTGGTGGCCGTTCTCCTTCTACTGA
- a CDS encoding response regulator translates to MSACASKKRILVIDDSEAIHTDFRRILGPPQRRSQSDIDELEAALFGSAPVRAVVCDENMFEVDSAYQGQEGLAKIQAALKAHRPYSLVFLDYRMPPGWNGAETLRRLREVDPSLGVVLCSAYSDYSWAELMREFRDLKLLKELRKPFNSQEVRQLALKLTGQGLVPGT, encoded by the coding sequence ATGAGCGCATGTGCGAGCAAGAAGCGGATTCTCGTCATCGACGACTCCGAGGCCATTCACACCGACTTCCGCCGGATCCTCGGTCCGCCCCAGCGCCGGAGCCAGAGCGACATCGACGAGTTGGAGGCGGCGCTCTTCGGTTCGGCGCCCGTTCGCGCCGTGGTCTGTGACGAGAACATGTTCGAGGTGGATTCGGCCTACCAGGGGCAGGAAGGCCTGGCGAAGATCCAGGCGGCCCTGAAGGCCCACCGGCCCTACTCGCTGGTCTTCCTCGACTACCGGATGCCGCCCGGCTGGAATGGCGCCGAGACGCTGCGGCGGCTGCGCGAGGTGGATCCCTCGCTGGGCGTGGTGCTCTGCTCGGCCTACTCCGACTACTCCTGGGCGGAGCTGATGCGGGAGTTCAGGGATCTCAAGCTGCTCAAGGAGCTGAGAAAGCCCTTCAACAGCCAGGAAGTGCGCCAGCTCGCGCTCAAGCTCACCGGACAGGGACTCGTGCCTGGAACCTGA
- a CDS encoding alpha/beta fold hydrolase: MAERMVKSNGIELWTESFGEPGNPPILLVMGASAQGLLWPEEFIELLVAGGRYVIRYDHRDTGQSTCLDFQKNPYTLEDLARDALGVLDAYGIAAAHLVGASLGGMICQLVSIRHPERVRSLTVMMSTPLRPGIMESFQQAFQGKTPEGELPPPAPRAIAVQLAAASHPPRNREEIIELQVKMARTMAASAVPFDEQECRRTVERMFNRARNPASSMNHGFVPSPTPAHAEALKHLRVPTLVIHGTDDPMFPAAHGVAVAERIPGAKLLMLEAMGHDLPRPLFGEISRALLAHTGAKA, translated from the coding sequence ATGGCGGAACGCATGGTGAAGTCCAATGGCATCGAATTGTGGACCGAGAGCTTCGGCGAGCCGGGCAACCCGCCGATCCTGCTGGTGATGGGCGCTTCGGCCCAGGGCCTTCTCTGGCCCGAGGAGTTCATCGAGCTGCTCGTCGCCGGGGGGCGTTACGTCATCCGCTACGACCATCGGGACACCGGCCAGTCGACCTGCCTCGACTTCCAGAAGAATCCCTACACGTTGGAGGACCTGGCCCGGGACGCGCTGGGGGTGCTCGATGCGTACGGCATCGCCGCGGCCCACCTGGTGGGCGCCTCACTGGGCGGGATGATCTGCCAGCTCGTGAGCATCCGCCACCCGGAGCGCGTGCGCTCCCTCACGGTGATGATGTCCACGCCGCTGCGTCCCGGAATCATGGAGAGCTTCCAGCAGGCCTTCCAGGGGAAGACTCCGGAAGGAGAGCTTCCACCGCCCGCGCCCCGCGCGATCGCGGTGCAACTGGCGGCGGCCAGCCACCCGCCTCGCAACCGCGAGGAGATCATCGAGCTCCAGGTGAAGATGGCTCGGACGATGGCCGCCAGCGCGGTCCCCTTCGATGAGCAGGAGTGTCGGCGCACGGTGGAGCGGATGTTCAACCGCGCGCGCAACCCCGCTTCCTCGATGAACCACGGGTTCGTGCCCTCACCCACGCCAGCGCACGCCGAGGCGCTGAAGCACCTGCGCGTGCCCACGCTCGTCATCCACGGGACGGATGACCCGATGTTCCCCGCCGCGCATGGGGTCGCCGTGGCGGAGCGCATCCCCGGAGCGAAGCTGCTCATGCTGGAGGCAATGGGCCATGATCTTCCCCGCCCGCTGTTCGGGGAGATCTCCCGGGCGCTCCTCGCCCATACGGGCGCGAAGGCCTGA
- a CDS encoding acyl-CoA dehydrogenase family protein produces the protein MSKKPRNFSSDPNRPSFLEELYQGRFRWDLIRDFPVQDVQDRAEGDRLVEQLNVLLRERIDPTAVDRDRQLPEGFLAELATRGYFRLQADRSVGGHELSHYNTFRVVVAAASWSTPVALSIAIENALGASAFLSVVPEGPLRELLRAHVARGGLSASADSEPQGAANQRRATTATRVETAEAYLLNGQKVFVGHAPVAELVSVSATVRDNGQERVQMFFVRTDSPGVTAGQWHEYMGIKGFPNGWLNFDNVLVPADQMFVERASEHQVRVTPETAKMVARGRLHLIAAPSLAIAKLCVQWARDFVLRREVDGRKLADYQEIQQQLAESLAQTFAIETMSQWCLLPDDQGRQINQRFEQNASKNVSSLLCWDVVDRTMSLLAAEGYETAHSKQQRGAPPVPVERFMRDARNLRISGGVDFQIDNWIARMSILSYYYPEPDHADELAKNEPGRRDFDGAVLTDRNLGHLRWVADEVHRFGATCLELARRNADRASLQENERTLILLTGIARELLVMSLTLARASKMASTGDHSGQDLADVYCVSAGHRIADLRRRLSADAPTHVPSLNAAWLSGTTLDHLTYDAATGSRR, from the coding sequence ATGAGCAAGAAACCCCGTAACTTCTCCAGCGACCCGAATCGGCCCAGCTTCCTGGAGGAGCTCTATCAGGGCAGGTTCCGCTGGGACCTGATCCGAGACTTTCCTGTCCAGGACGTACAGGACCGGGCCGAGGGCGACCGCCTCGTCGAGCAGTTGAACGTTCTGCTTCGCGAGCGAATCGACCCCACGGCCGTCGACCGCGACCGCCAGCTCCCTGAAGGCTTCCTCGCGGAGCTGGCCACGCGCGGCTACTTTCGGCTGCAGGCGGATCGATCGGTCGGCGGGCACGAACTCTCGCACTACAACACGTTCCGGGTCGTCGTGGCGGCCGCGAGTTGGAGCACGCCGGTTGCACTGTCGATCGCGATCGAGAACGCGCTCGGCGCCAGCGCGTTCCTCTCGGTGGTGCCCGAAGGGCCGCTGCGTGAGTTGTTGCGCGCGCATGTCGCTCGCGGCGGCCTCTCGGCCAGCGCCGACAGCGAGCCCCAGGGGGCGGCGAACCAGCGCCGCGCCACCACCGCCACGCGAGTCGAAACGGCGGAGGCCTATCTGCTGAACGGCCAGAAGGTCTTCGTGGGGCACGCGCCCGTCGCCGAGCTGGTCAGCGTCTCGGCGACAGTCCGCGACAACGGCCAGGAGCGGGTCCAGATGTTCTTCGTGCGGACCGACAGTCCTGGCGTGACCGCCGGACAGTGGCACGAGTACATGGGAATCAAGGGCTTCCCCAACGGCTGGCTGAACTTCGACAACGTGCTCGTGCCCGCGGACCAGATGTTCGTGGAGCGCGCCTCCGAACATCAGGTCCGGGTGACCCCGGAGACCGCGAAGATGGTGGCTCGGGGCCGGCTGCACCTCATCGCGGCGCCGTCGCTGGCGATCGCCAAGCTGTGCGTGCAATGGGCGCGAGACTTCGTGCTGCGGCGGGAGGTCGACGGCCGGAAGCTGGCGGACTACCAGGAGATTCAGCAGCAGCTGGCGGAGTCGCTCGCGCAGACCTTCGCGATCGAGACGATGTCGCAGTGGTGCCTGCTCCCGGATGACCAGGGGCGGCAGATCAACCAGCGCTTCGAGCAGAACGCCTCCAAGAACGTCAGCTCGCTGCTCTGCTGGGACGTCGTCGACCGGACGATGTCGCTGCTGGCGGCGGAGGGCTATGAGACCGCGCACAGCAAACAACAGCGGGGCGCGCCGCCGGTCCCGGTCGAGCGGTTCATGCGCGACGCGCGTAACCTGCGGATCTCCGGGGGCGTGGACTTCCAGATCGACAACTGGATCGCTCGGATGTCGATCCTGTCGTACTACTACCCCGAGCCCGACCACGCGGACGAACTGGCGAAGAACGAGCCAGGCCGGCGCGATTTCGACGGCGCCGTCCTCACCGACCGCAACCTCGGCCACCTCCGCTGGGTCGCGGACGAGGTCCATCGGTTCGGGGCGACCTGTCTGGAGTTGGCGCGCCGCAACGCCGATCGTGCCTCGCTGCAGGAGAACGAGCGGACTCTCATCTTGCTCACCGGCATTGCCCGAGAACTCCTCGTCATGTCCCTGACGCTCGCCCGCGCCTCCAAGATGGCCTCTACCGGCGACCACAGCGGGCAGGATCTGGCCGACGTCTATTGCGTATCGGCCGGGCACCGCATCGCCGATCTGCGTCGCCGGCTCTCCGCCGACGCGCCCACCCATGTCCCATCGCTCAATGCCGCATGGCTGAGCGGCACCACCCTCGATCACCTTACCTACGACGCCGCCACCGGCTCCCGGCGCTGA
- a CDS encoding sensor histidine kinase, whose amino-acid sequence MGVRIAVIIALTTLLSYLHMYSTLHTEALAQLRQHVAERGQREQAIFLLAEDNHALLKKALEEQLQALPPEQVDARFARLFVQEPDGTLRNRAEEFEGTREPCVFVPRGVTVDTDLRRRLLASYDVVSWYGPAFHVRFTNTGITLPEGAFVLYWPANSAWCQQVAPDFRITDFTHYTISLPQNDPERKTTWSGVYEDPVSHEPMASVSTPMEQEGRHLATLSHDVLLEELMARTINDHLPGAYNLIFRDNGELIAQSEQTGATDPQAHLRSLIEQAKNLPPDETVLELPRYGEYLALARLQGPGWNFATVLPESTVTGPAFQAARTVLLLGVLSLCLELAILYQVLQQQISRPLLALTQASDRVAAGEFHVELDTSRGDELGQLARAFRSMANQVQRREEELRHANEGLEQHVEERTRELKEVHMQLVQTARRAGMAEIATNVLHNVGNVLNSVYTSAQLAKERVANLRVEHVGRIALLLQERQSDLGTFLTQDTRGRNVMPLLSKLGENLLDERQQIISLLEEVGRYTEHVGDIVKVQQNYARTPRLHESVQLADLVEDALRINSAGLTRHQVKVVRHLAALPPMLTDKNKTLMILVNLVSNAKYAMDGVPPAERTLRVELEPAESGRVRIQVHDNGMGIAPEMLTRIFQYGFTTRDEGHGFGLHSSAIAAQEMGGSLTVHSNGPGHGATFTLELPYLPHQEAA is encoded by the coding sequence ATGGGCGTGCGCATCGCGGTGATCATCGCCCTGACCACGCTCCTCAGCTACCTCCACATGTACAGCACGCTGCACACCGAGGCGCTCGCTCAACTGAGGCAGCATGTCGCGGAGCGCGGCCAACGCGAGCAGGCCATCTTCCTGCTGGCCGAGGACAACCATGCCCTGCTCAAGAAGGCCCTGGAGGAGCAACTCCAGGCCCTCCCGCCGGAGCAGGTGGACGCCCGTTTCGCTCGCCTCTTCGTCCAGGAGCCCGACGGCACCCTGCGCAACCGTGCCGAGGAGTTCGAGGGGACGCGGGAGCCGTGTGTCTTCGTCCCCCGGGGCGTGACGGTCGACACGGATCTGCGCCGGAGGCTCCTCGCCTCATACGACGTGGTCTCCTGGTACGGACCCGCCTTCCATGTCCGTTTCACCAATACCGGCATCACGCTGCCCGAGGGGGCCTTCGTCCTCTACTGGCCCGCCAACTCCGCCTGGTGCCAGCAGGTCGCGCCGGACTTCCGGATCACCGACTTCACGCACTACACCATCAGCCTTCCCCAGAACGATCCCGAGCGGAAGACGACCTGGTCCGGCGTCTACGAGGATCCGGTAAGCCACGAGCCGATGGCCTCGGTCTCCACGCCGATGGAGCAGGAGGGCCGCCACCTCGCGACACTCAGCCATGACGTGCTCCTCGAGGAGTTGATGGCCCGCACCATCAACGATCACCTGCCGGGTGCGTACAACCTCATCTTCCGCGACAATGGGGAGCTCATCGCCCAATCCGAGCAGACAGGCGCCACGGATCCCCAGGCCCACCTGCGGAGCCTCATCGAGCAGGCGAAGAACCTCCCCCCCGACGAGACCGTGCTGGAGCTGCCCCGGTACGGCGAGTACCTCGCCCTGGCCCGGCTCCAGGGCCCCGGTTGGAACTTCGCCACCGTGCTGCCCGAATCCACGGTGACCGGGCCCGCCTTCCAGGCGGCCCGGACCGTCCTGCTACTCGGAGTCCTCTCGCTGTGCCTCGAGCTGGCCATCCTGTACCAGGTGCTCCAGCAGCAGATCTCCCGTCCGCTGCTCGCCCTCACCCAGGCCTCGGATCGGGTGGCCGCCGGTGAGTTCCACGTCGAGCTGGACACCTCCCGGGGCGACGAGCTGGGGCAACTGGCCCGCGCCTTCCGGAGCATGGCCAACCAGGTGCAACGGCGAGAGGAAGAGCTGCGTCATGCCAACGAGGGACTCGAGCAGCACGTCGAGGAGCGGACGCGAGAGCTCAAGGAAGTCCACATGCAGTTGGTGCAGACCGCCCGCCGCGCCGGCATGGCCGAGATCGCCACCAACGTGCTGCACAACGTGGGCAACGTCCTCAACAGCGTCTACACCTCCGCCCAGCTCGCCAAGGAGCGCGTGGCGAACTTGCGCGTGGAGCACGTGGGCCGCATCGCCCTCCTGCTCCAGGAGCGCCAGTCCGACCTCGGCACCTTCCTCACCCAGGACACGCGCGGACGCAACGTCATGCCCCTGCTGAGCAAGCTGGGGGAGAACCTGCTCGACGAGCGCCAGCAGATCATCTCGCTGCTCGAGGAGGTGGGGCGTTACACCGAGCACGTGGGTGACATCGTCAAGGTGCAGCAGAACTACGCGCGCACGCCCCGGTTGCATGAGTCCGTCCAGCTGGCCGACCTGGTGGAGGACGCGCTGCGCATCAACTCGGCCGGACTCACCCGTCACCAGGTGAAGGTGGTGCGGCACCTGGCGGCCCTGCCGCCGATGCTCACCGACAAGAACAAGACGCTGATGATCCTCGTCAATCTGGTCAGCAACGCCAAGTACGCCATGGATGGAGTGCCACCGGCCGAGCGGACACTGCGCGTGGAGCTGGAGCCCGCGGAGTCCGGCCGCGTCCGCATCCAGGTGCACGACAACGGCATGGGCATCGCGCCGGAGATGCTCACCCGCATCTTCCAGTACGGCTTCACCACCCGGGACGAGGGACATGGCTTCGGCTTGCATTCCAGTGCCATCGCGGCCCAGGAAATGGGTGGCTCGCTGACCGTCCACAGCAACGGCCCGGGGCATGGAGCCACCTTCACGCTGGAACTCCCCTACCTGCCCCACCAGGAGGCCGCATGA
- a CDS encoding amino acid adenylation domain-containing protein, whose product MSMTSAGDLYSLFSHQAARVAARDAVRDPRGSLTYAELARRADVLAVAIRELCPQPGIRIGLHLGRTADVVVAVLAIIATGHTYVPLDPAYPLERLKFMASDSGLTVIISDREVPDGIGVARVLRLDRVDWSVDVPVTPRLEADPESTAYVIYTSGSTGQPKGVEVRRRSVVAMVNAVCSRHQFGETDVWTLFHSYCFDFSVWEMWGALATGATLVVVPAEVAASPRASAELLVRERVTVMNIVPSVFRYLTAAARQFADRPVTVRRIIFGGESIDVADIRSWRESVRADCEFINTYGITETTVFVTTRPILPAELQSTGDEREFATDLGEPLNGWELQVLDDGGAPVEPGVTGEIWVAGDGVAVGYLNRPELTAERFRLLALPGHPPRVYYRSGDLATRTKNNVYCYSGRADDQVKINGFRIELGEVEAALRKASGIRELAVVCTRSRVGGRMLSAFYAADAVSTQELTALARTTLPAHMVPGRFVQLAELPRNASGKTDRRALSERQ is encoded by the coding sequence ATGTCGATGACATCAGCAGGTGACCTCTACAGCCTGTTCTCGCATCAGGCCGCCAGGGTTGCCGCCCGGGATGCGGTGCGCGACCCGCGCGGCAGTTTGACCTACGCGGAACTTGCCCGCCGCGCGGATGTGCTCGCGGTGGCGATCCGCGAGCTGTGTCCGCAGCCGGGTATCCGTATCGGTCTACACCTGGGACGCACGGCCGACGTGGTGGTGGCAGTGCTTGCAATCATCGCGACCGGCCACACGTACGTGCCGCTCGATCCGGCGTACCCATTGGAGCGGCTCAAGTTCATGGCCAGCGACAGTGGACTGACAGTCATCATCTCCGACCGGGAGGTGCCTGACGGAATCGGCGTCGCGAGAGTGCTTCGCCTGGACCGGGTCGACTGGTCCGTGGACGTCCCTGTCACGCCGAGACTCGAGGCCGACCCCGAGAGCACCGCCTACGTCATCTACACGTCGGGCTCGACGGGTCAGCCGAAGGGCGTGGAGGTGCGCAGGCGCAGCGTGGTGGCCATGGTGAATGCCGTGTGTTCGCGGCACCAGTTTGGCGAAACCGACGTGTGGACGCTCTTCCACTCCTATTGCTTCGACTTTTCGGTTTGGGAGATGTGGGGAGCGTTGGCCACGGGTGCCACCCTCGTGGTGGTGCCAGCGGAGGTCGCCGCCTCTCCGCGCGCCAGTGCCGAGTTGCTCGTACGGGAGCGGGTCACGGTCATGAACATCGTGCCCTCTGTCTTTCGCTACCTGACCGCCGCCGCGCGGCAGTTCGCGGATCGCCCCGTGACCGTGCGCCGCATCATCTTCGGTGGCGAGTCGATCGATGTGGCCGACATCCGGTCCTGGCGGGAATCGGTTCGCGCCGACTGTGAGTTCATCAATACCTACGGCATCACGGAAACCACGGTGTTCGTCACCACTCGGCCGATTCTGCCCGCCGAGCTCCAATCCACCGGCGATGAACGCGAATTCGCCACCGACCTCGGCGAGCCATTGAATGGCTGGGAGCTTCAGGTCCTCGACGACGGTGGCGCTCCCGTCGAGCCGGGGGTGACTGGCGAGATCTGGGTTGCCGGTGATGGAGTCGCTGTCGGCTACCTCAACCGGCCCGAGCTCACCGCGGAACGGTTCCGCCTGCTGGCGCTCCCTGGCCATCCTCCGAGGGTCTACTACCGCAGTGGTGACCTGGCCACGCGGACGAAGAACAACGTGTATTGCTATTCGGGTCGAGCCGACGATCAGGTGAAGATCAACGGCTTCCGGATCGAACTCGGAGAGGTCGAGGCGGCGTTGCGCAAGGCCTCCGGGATCCGGGAACTGGCCGTGGTCTGTACCCGTAGCCGGGTAGGAGGCCGGATGCTGTCTGCCTTCTACGCCGCCGATGCCGTTTCGACGCAGGAACTCACCGCGCTCGCCCGCACGACGCTCCCCGCCCACATGGTGCCCGGACGATTCGTCCAGTTGGCGGAGTTGCCGCGAAACGCGTCTGGCAAGACCGACCGGCGGGCGCTGTCGGAGCGTCAGTAG